The Pseudomonadota bacterium sequence GCACAAACCTGCTGCACGTAGCCTCTCGCACTCGGGTCAGGCAAAGCGTCGGGCAGGTACACATGGCAATTTCGCTGGTAGTCGAAGGGACTCGTCAGCTGGAGCGTCTTCGTCTGCAGATCCAGTCCGACGCGCTCGAGGAAATGGCGGAAGTCCTTCTCTACGGCGAGCGTGGCCGACGTCATCACCCAGGCACAGCGCCGCGCCTGTAGCGACGCGCCCAGAGCGGTTGCCGCCTCGACGGGGGTGAGATGTAGGGAGAAGTGATGTCGGTGCACATCCACCCAACGCAGCAGCGCGTCAGCAGGATCCGCTACCGCTTGGGCACGAGGCCCTGCCGCGGCCAGGAAGTCCTGCAGGAAGGCACCTAGCTGCCTTGCGCGGCGCGCCAGGTGATCACTCGACGGCTCATCATCCTCGCGCTCCTCCAAAGCTAATGCTAGCACTGCGAGGTGCTCGGCGATCTCCTCGAGAGCCCGCTCCAGGGGCAGGCTCGCCCGCTCGCCAAGCTCATCCCAGGCGAGCCGCCGAGCGTCCTGGCCAAAGGCGCTGCGCACGCCGGCCGCGCGATCCTCGAGGTCCTTACAGATGGCCGCGAAACGTGGGGTCGTGCCTCCCGTACGAGTCAAATCGTCGGTGAAGTCTCCTACCCACGCCGCGAGTTGAGCAGAGCCGAAGCTGCGACCGAATTGCTGCGCAGCGATCTGTGGCAACTGATGGGCCTCATCGACCACCACTACATCGATGTCCGGCAGCAATTCACCAAAGCCTCCGTCGCGCAGGGCAAGGTCCGCTAATAACAAGTGGTGGTTAACGATGACCAGCCCCGCTGCGCTAGCCCGCCGCCGGGCTTGGGCGACGTGGCAGTCGGAGAACTCAGCGCAGCGGCTGCCTAAGCAATTGTCGGCCGTCGACGTTACCTGAGGCCAGACGGACGACTCTTCCGGTACGTCCTCCACCTCGGCGATGTCGCCGGCGCGCGTGCGCCAACCCCACTCGCGAATCCGCGCCAGAGCGGCCGCCTCCCCGCCACGATCCACCGCCTGACCCAGCCTATGGCGACAGAGGTAGTTGCCCCGCCCCTTGAGCATCGCCACCTCCACCGGCACCCCAATGGCCCGGGCTACCGTGGGAAAGTCGCGCGCGTAGAGCTGATCCTGGAGGGCGCGAGTACCCGTCGAAATCGCCACCCGCTTTCCGCTCAGCAAGGCGGGCACTAGGTAGGCGAAGGTCTTGCCTGTGCCGGTGCCCGCCTCGACCACCAAGTTCTCGCCCGAGGCCATCGCTTCCGCGACCGCCAGCGCCATCTCCTGCTGCTCCTCGCGGGGCGCGTACTTCTCCACCGTTCGGGCCAGAACCCCGCCGTCGGCAAAGACTTGGGTCACCTCGTCGACGCTCACTCGGGTGCGCCGTCCGGCCAGCGGCAGATTTTTACATTCCGAGCTCTTGACACAGCGCAGCAAAACCCCTAACTTCGCATCCTGTTGCGGCGCATCAAACGGTGCACTTGCAACACCCTATTATCAACGACAAACGAGGAAGCCATGACCGAGAACACCGAAACGGCACTGCAGAAGGCCATGTCCGCCCCGATGCGGCTCACGCGCGGTTCCGTGGTGCGCGTTCGCGGCGCCCTGAACCGTACCGCTGGCCTGGTCGCCAGCGCCAAAGGTCCCACCCAACGCATCGGCAGCGCCGGCCTGCGGCTCAACGAAGTTGCCCACGACGGCATCGATCAGCTAGTGCGCCACCAGGTGCAGGTGGTCGAGGGGATCGTGGATGAGAGCACGCAGCGCCTGCAGCTGGCTGCGCAAGCCGGCTCTCTGAGCAGCCTGGTGAACGAGCAGGTGTCTATGCTGCCGCAGACCCGCAACCGCGTGGTCAACGACGTGCGCACCACAATCGGCATCCTGGGAAGCACCCAGGCGAAGATGACGGCTGCCGTGCGCGAGGAACTCGCCAACAAGTCGACGCTGCAGTCGGTTGCCGACGATGTGACCGAAGCGGCGAGCGAAGCGGCTAGCCAGGTGGTCGAGGCCGCCGAGCAGGCCGTCGCCGAGGTCACCGCCAAGGCCTGAGCGCACCGCAGAGCAAGCTGGCCGGGACGCCAGAAGGCGCGCCTGCCAGCGCCGCTCAGTCGCGCGTCGAACCGTCTACCGGCGGTTCGGCGCCCTTGCGGTTCGACGGATCGATTTCTACCTCTGCCATCCCCTCCTGCATGGCTCGTTGCAGCAGGCCCGGCCAGTCGACGACCGACTGCAACCCGGGAGGTACCATCGCCTTCAGCAGGGCCAGGGGATCGGCGCTCTTAGCGGCGGCGTTGACTCGCGTTCCAACAGCCTTCAGTACATCGGACTGCAAGCCGGACACATCCGGCAAGCCCACGAGCTCGCGCATCTCCGACGCTTCCACATCTACTTCGAGTTTTATCTTCATCGTCTCTAGGTGCCCCCGAGCGCGTGAGGTCAATGGCGGCCACG is a genomic window containing:
- the phaP gene encoding TIGR01841 family phasin (Members of this family are phasins (small proteins associated with inclusions such as PHA granules). Note that several different families of phasins have been named PhaP despite very little sequence similarity to each other.), with the protein product MTENTETALQKAMSAPMRLTRGSVVRVRGALNRTAGLVASAKGPTQRIGSAGLRLNEVAHDGIDQLVRHQVQVVEGIVDESTQRLQLAAQAGSLSSLVNEQVSMLPQTRNRVVNDVRTTIGILGSTQAKMTAAVREELANKSTLQSVADDVTEAASEAASQVVEAAEQAVAEVTAKA
- a CDS encoding ATP-dependent DNA helicase; the protein is MSVDEVTQVFADGGVLARTVEKYAPREEQQEMALAVAEAMASGENLVVEAGTGTGKTFAYLVPALLSGKRVAISTGTRALQDQLYARDFPTVARAIGVPVEVAMLKGRGNYLCRHRLGQAVDRGGEAAALARIREWGWRTRAGDIAEVEDVPEESSVWPQVTSTADNCLGSRCAEFSDCHVAQARRRASAAGLVIVNHHLLLADLALRDGGFGELLPDIDVVVVDEAHQLPQIAAQQFGRSFGSAQLAAWVGDFTDDLTRTGGTTPRFAAICKDLEDRAAGVRSAFGQDARRLAWDELGERASLPLERALEEIAEHLAVLALALEEREDDEPSSDHLARRARQLGAFLQDFLAAAGPRAQAVADPADALLRWVDVHRHHFSLHLTPVEAATALGASLQARRCAWVMTSATLAVEKDFRHFLERVGLDLQTKTLQLTSPFDYQRNCHVYLPDALPDPSARGYVQQVCAAALPLLGANPGGSFALFTSHRAMEAARRWLDGRLERLLLVQGDAPRSILLERFRADGRAVLLGTSSFWEGVDVRGPALSLVVIDKLPFASPAEPLLKARLDWLEEQGRSGFRDHLLPNAVIALKQGVGRLIRDHDDRGVLMLCDPRLRSRGYGKRFLRSLPSMTTTCVIEDAVRFLRQGAGEAPALLREPLGEGSE